One Microbacter margulisiae genomic window carries:
- a CDS encoding M16 family metallopeptidase: protein MRKIFGIFIACLLVLPVAGKPLATNNSSETVLRHTLKNGLQVVIIRNPLAPVVTTEMNYLVGSDEAPEGFPGMAHAQEHMMFRGCPGLSADQLADITAAMGGDFDADTQQMVTQYYFTVPAEDLDVALHIEAIRMKGVMDSQELWSKERGAIEQEVASDLSNPQYVFYKKLLAEMFKGTPYAHDALGTRPSFDKTTGAMLQKFHNDWYAPNNAILVIVGRVDPEKTLAEVEQLYGDIPSKTLPSRPVYNFQPLKADTLHLTTDLPYGLDIISYRMPGIDSPDYAAAQVLSDVLSNHRSSLYSLIPEGKALYTGFSMNGLRKAGIGFSLAVFPKGADSNKLLSEVSSVLASELKNGVDPDLVAAAKRDEISSFEFQKNSVSGLASVWSQALAIEGHQSPAEDLDAIKKVTVDDVNRVAREYLNPDHAIFVILTPQSSGKPISQKGFGGKESFAPKNPKAVELPVWAENAMGRLSIPKSLVNPVVSTLPNGIKLIVQPEQISNTVSIYGSIKSKPDLQTPKGKEGVDDVLNQLFEYGSTTLNRIEFQKALDDIGADESAGSSFSLDVLADHFDKGVQLLADNELHPAFPEQAFMIVQHQTAATVAGQLQSPDYLFGRAIRKSLLPKEDPALREETPTSVMSLSMHDITDYYQHVFRPDMTTIVVIGNINPEKAKEVIEKYFGEWKATGPKPNVEFSPVPLNKTAVVNVPDASRVQDKVILAENLAITRSNPDRYALDVANHVLGGAFYATRLYRDLRENAGLVYYVGSSFDIGKHRSDYEVNFACDPPNVSKAKVIITKDLKQMQQSNVTPKELRQAKSLLLREITLSESSMNAIARGLLNRSLEDLPLNEPTIAAQHYVSLSADQVRAACAKWINTANLIQVSEGPTPK, encoded by the coding sequence ATGAGGAAAATTTTTGGCATTTTCATTGCATGTCTTCTTGTTTTGCCAGTGGCAGGAAAGCCATTAGCAACAAACAACAGTAGCGAGACGGTACTCCGTCACACACTAAAGAACGGGTTGCAGGTTGTGATTATCAGAAATCCACTTGCGCCGGTAGTGACAACCGAGATGAATTATCTTGTGGGCTCTGATGAAGCGCCGGAAGGATTCCCTGGCATGGCACATGCGCAGGAACACATGATGTTCCGCGGTTGCCCGGGACTCTCTGCCGACCAATTAGCGGATATTACCGCGGCTATGGGAGGTGATTTCGATGCAGATACACAGCAAATGGTTACGCAGTACTATTTCACAGTTCCCGCAGAAGACCTGGATGTCGCACTGCACATTGAAGCCATCCGCATGAAAGGCGTAATGGATAGTCAGGAACTGTGGAGCAAAGAGCGCGGAGCCATTGAACAGGAAGTGGCCAGCGACCTGTCGAATCCACAGTATGTATTTTACAAAAAACTCCTGGCAGAGATGTTTAAAGGAACGCCCTATGCCCATGACGCATTGGGAACCCGTCCTTCCTTTGACAAAACGACAGGGGCCATGCTCCAGAAGTTCCATAACGACTGGTATGCTCCCAACAACGCTATTCTAGTGATTGTGGGGAGGGTTGACCCAGAGAAAACACTTGCCGAAGTGGAACAGTTGTATGGAGATATTCCTTCCAAAACACTCCCGTCGCGCCCGGTATATAATTTTCAACCATTAAAAGCAGACACACTCCACCTGACAACAGATTTACCCTACGGACTTGACATTATATCATACAGGATGCCGGGCATTGATAGTCCTGACTATGCAGCAGCCCAGGTTTTATCGGATGTATTGTCGAATCATCGCAGCAGCCTGTATTCCCTGATTCCTGAAGGAAAAGCGCTCTACACAGGCTTTTCGATGAACGGATTGCGTAAAGCAGGGATCGGATTCAGTCTGGCGGTTTTCCCAAAAGGCGCCGATTCAAATAAATTACTTTCAGAAGTCTCTTCCGTACTGGCTTCGGAACTCAAAAACGGCGTAGATCCTGATTTAGTTGCCGCTGCAAAGCGGGATGAGATTTCTTCGTTCGAATTTCAGAAAAACTCCGTATCGGGGCTGGCATCCGTATGGTCGCAGGCTCTTGCAATCGAAGGACATCAATCGCCTGCCGAAGATTTGGACGCTATCAAGAAAGTTACGGTTGACGATGTGAATCGTGTTGCCCGGGAATACCTGAATCCCGATCATGCCATTTTTGTGATTTTGACGCCTCAGTCTTCCGGGAAACCAATTTCCCAAAAAGGATTCGGCGGGAAAGAATCTTTTGCCCCCAAAAATCCTAAAGCAGTGGAACTCCCCGTTTGGGCTGAAAACGCGATGGGCAGACTTTCCATACCAAAATCCCTTGTAAACCCGGTGGTATCTACCTTGCCCAACGGCATCAAACTGATTGTTCAACCGGAACAAATAAGCAACACGGTGAGCATTTACGGCAGCATCAAAAGCAAACCCGACCTGCAAACCCCCAAAGGAAAAGAAGGTGTAGATGACGTGCTCAACCAGTTGTTTGAATATGGATCAACAACGTTAAACCGGATTGAATTCCAGAAAGCCCTTGATGATATCGGTGCCGACGAATCGGCCGGGAGCAGTTTCTCGCTCGACGTCTTAGCCGATCATTTCGACAAGGGAGTTCAGTTATTAGCCGACAATGAGTTACATCCTGCCTTCCCCGAGCAAGCCTTTATGATTGTTCAGCATCAAACAGCCGCTACAGTTGCCGGCCAGTTGCAAAGCCCCGATTATCTCTTTGGAAGAGCCATCCGCAAATCTTTATTACCCAAAGAAGATCCGGCTCTTCGCGAAGAAACACCAACGTCTGTCATGTCTCTTAGCATGCATGACATCACGGATTACTATCAGCATGTTTTCCGTCCCGACATGACCACTATCGTTGTGATCGGCAATATTAATCCCGAGAAAGCCAAAGAAGTAATTGAAAAATATTTCGGTGAATGGAAGGCAACAGGACCAAAACCCAATGTAGAATTCTCTCCTGTACCTTTAAATAAAACAGCAGTAGTGAATGTTCCGGATGCAAGCCGCGTACAAGACAAAGTGATTCTTGCGGAAAATCTTGCTATTACACGTTCAAATCCTGACCGTTATGCACTCGACGTTGCCAATCACGTACTGGGAGGCGCTTTCTATGCTACTCGCCTCTATCGTGATCTCCGCGAGAATGCAGGATTGGTCTATTATGTAGGTTCATCGTTTGATATTGGGAAACATCGTTCAGACTATGAAGTAAACTTTGCCTGCGATCCGCCCAATGTTTCCAAAGCCAAGGTGATCATTACAAAAGATTTGAAGCAAATGCAACAGTCCAATGTGACCCCGAAAGAATTGCGTCAGGCAAAATCGTTGCTTTTACGTGAAATCACACTTTCGGAATCAAGCATGAATGCTATCGCACGGGGGTTGCTCAACCGTTCCCTCGAAGACTTACCATTGAATGAACCTACCATTGCGGCTCAGCACTACGTATCGCTATCGGCAGATCAGGTCAGGGCGGCCTGTGCAAAATGGATCAATACGGCTAACCTGATTCAGGTCTCTGAAGGACCAACCCCAAAGTAA
- the radA gene encoding DNA repair protein RadA — translation MAKTKSVYVCQECGAEAAKWIGRCPACGAWNSYVEQVIHKEPASKQAGYISHESSPSKPVRIESVEMTHEERIDTKSDEFNRVLGGGLVPGSLVLIGGEPGIGKSTLALQVALSMADKRILYVSGEESVKQLKLRSDRLDKPSSDCFVVSETSLEQIFVHIRNIEPEVVIIDSIQTISTEWAESSPGSITQVRECAAALLRFAKESTIPVLLIGHITKEGTIAGPKVLEHIVDTVLQFEGDQHYMYRILRANKNRFGSTSELGIFEMQHNGLREVSNPSELLLSQHHEGLSGVAIAGAIEGIRPFLIEVQALVSTAAYGTPQRSATGFDVRRMNMLLAVLEKRAGFRLAQKDVFLNIAGGLKVNDPAIDLALMAAVLSSNLDIAIEKGICMAGEVGLSGEIRPVTRLEQRIMEAEKLGFHQILIPDFHPKRGERRLTNIQITSVRKVEDAFRVLFGQ, via the coding sequence ATGGCAAAAACAAAATCCGTTTATGTTTGTCAGGAATGCGGAGCGGAAGCAGCAAAATGGATTGGCCGTTGTCCAGCCTGCGGAGCATGGAACAGTTATGTAGAACAGGTTATACATAAAGAACCCGCATCCAAACAAGCAGGATATATTTCACACGAGTCATCTCCCTCCAAACCAGTACGCATCGAATCGGTCGAGATGACCCACGAAGAACGGATTGACACCAAATCAGATGAATTTAACCGTGTGCTTGGTGGAGGTTTAGTACCCGGATCCCTTGTGCTTATCGGAGGAGAACCCGGTATCGGGAAATCCACGCTTGCCCTTCAGGTAGCCTTGTCAATGGCGGACAAACGCATCTTATACGTTTCCGGTGAAGAAAGCGTCAAACAATTGAAGTTACGATCGGATCGGCTTGACAAACCTTCATCGGATTGTTTTGTTGTTAGCGAAACATCACTGGAGCAAATTTTTGTGCATATCCGAAACATAGAGCCAGAAGTCGTCATTATTGATTCCATACAGACCATTTCCACGGAATGGGCAGAATCATCTCCCGGCAGCATCACGCAAGTACGCGAATGTGCGGCAGCATTGCTGCGGTTTGCAAAAGAATCGACCATCCCGGTTTTACTCATCGGGCATATTACCAAAGAAGGCACCATAGCCGGGCCCAAAGTATTGGAACATATCGTCGATACGGTTTTACAGTTTGAAGGAGACCAGCATTATATGTACCGCATCCTGCGGGCAAACAAAAACCGCTTCGGAAGCACTTCCGAGCTCGGGATCTTCGAAATGCAACATAACGGATTGCGCGAAGTCTCCAATCCATCTGAATTGCTATTGTCTCAACATCATGAAGGATTAAGCGGTGTAGCCATTGCTGGTGCTATAGAAGGAATACGCCCTTTCCTGATTGAAGTGCAGGCACTGGTAAGCACAGCGGCTTACGGGACTCCACAACGATCGGCTACCGGATTTGATGTACGGAGGATGAACATGTTGCTTGCTGTCCTGGAAAAGCGGGCGGGATTCCGGTTAGCACAGAAAGATGTATTTCTCAACATTGCCGGCGGACTGAAAGTAAATGATCCGGCCATTGACCTGGCCCTGATGGCAGCTGTGTTATCATCCAACCTGGACATAGCAATCGAAAAAGGCATTTGTATGGCTGGCGAAGTAGGTCTCTCTGGAGAGATCCGCCCGGTTACCCGTCTTGAACAACGTATTATGGAAGCAGAAAAACTTGGCTTCCACCAGATCCTTATTCCTGATTTTCATCCCAAACGGGGAGAACGCCGCCTGACCAACATACAAATCACCTCTGTCAGGAAAGTAGAAGATGCCTTTCGGGTTTTATTCGGACAATAA